The proteins below come from a single Chrysoperla carnea chromosome 1, inChrCarn1.1, whole genome shotgun sequence genomic window:
- the LOC123305260 gene encoding cuticle protein 19-like, with protein sequence MAFFIAALCTLALSAMASAGIAPGYGLGYGAIGLGYGAAGLGYGAAGLGYAGAGYGGLGYAGAAGHGLDYYAYPKYSYNYGVKDAHTGDVKSQSEVRDGDVVKGQYSLVEPDGSVRVVDYTADDHNGFNAVVKKVGPTVHHAPAPLAHGYGLGAGLGYGYGAYGAYGAH encoded by the exons ATGGCATTCTTTATT GCAGCTCTTTGCACCTTAGCACTTAGTGCAATGGCATCAGCTGGTATTGCACCTGGATATGGATTAGGTTATGGAGCTATTGGTTTAGGATATGGAGCTGCTGGTTTAGGATATGGTGCAGCGGGCTTGGGTTATGCCGGCGCTGGATATGGTGGTTTAGGATATGCAGGAGCGGCTGGTCATGGTTTAGATTATTAT GCATATCCAAAATACTCCTACAATTATGGAGTTAAGGACGCCCATACTGGTGATGTAAAATCTCAATCAGAAGTACGTGATGGTGATGTAGTCAAAGGACAATATTCTTTGGTTGAACCAGACGGTTCAGTACGTGTAGTAGACTACACAGCCGATGACCACAATGGTTTCAACGCAGTAGTCAAGAAAGTTGGACCAACAGTACACCATGCACCAGCCCCATTAGCCCATGGCTATGGCTTAGGTGCCGGCTTAGGCTATGGATATGGAGCTTATGGTGCCTATGGAGCACATTAA